The following proteins are encoded in a genomic region of Stutzerimonas balearica DSM 6083:
- a CDS encoding MoaD/ThiS family protein: protein MIRVQFYARYRETLGSDGEELDWDEQLTCVDALRQRLLARGGAWELLAERNLMCARNQELCGLDEALEDGDEVAFFPTVTGG, encoded by the coding sequence ATGATTCGAGTGCAGTTCTATGCCCGTTATCGGGAGACCCTGGGCAGCGATGGCGAAGAACTCGACTGGGACGAACAGCTGACCTGCGTCGATGCGCTGCGCCAGCGGCTGCTTGCCCGCGGAGGTGCCTGGGAGCTGCTCGCCGAGCGCAATCTGATGTGCGCGCGCAACCAGGAGCTGTGCGGTCTGGACGAGGCGCTGGAAGACGGCGACGAAGTGGCGTTTTTCCCGACCGTTACCGGAGGCTGA
- a CDS encoding GGDEF domain-containing protein, translated as MKIVDQPVDPASLERLRLLHGAGADDVRKLLAQCQLCTVEADETLLSPRKANHHLYMVLEGSLTVYVDSLDSQPLRVIDTNDCAGEVSFVDHLPPTVYVVANQPCTLLRLHSRHIGVLGESPHLMHNLALLLCERVRLSDRLIVDSEHNANVDMLTGVFNRRWLEHAFERDSTRCAMAGSPLCMLMLDVDRFKQYNDSHGHLAGDLVLSLVARTLAAQLRPKDCLVRYGGEEFTILLPELAAEDARAIGERLRQAIEQVRSIPSPIGRLPGVTVSIGLAVWQPADRLADLIERADRELYQAKQGGRNQLCG; from the coding sequence ATGAAGATCGTCGACCAGCCGGTGGACCCGGCGAGCCTGGAGCGGCTGCGCCTGCTGCACGGTGCCGGCGCGGACGACGTACGCAAGCTGCTCGCGCAGTGCCAGCTGTGCACCGTCGAGGCCGACGAAACCCTGCTCAGCCCGCGCAAGGCCAATCACCACCTCTATATGGTGCTGGAAGGCAGCCTGACGGTGTATGTCGACTCGCTCGACAGCCAGCCACTCAGAGTCATCGACACCAATGATTGCGCCGGCGAGGTCAGCTTCGTCGACCACCTGCCACCGACGGTCTACGTCGTCGCGAACCAACCCTGTACGCTGCTGCGCCTGCACTCGAGGCACATCGGCGTGCTCGGCGAATCCCCGCATTTGATGCACAACCTGGCCCTGCTGCTCTGCGAGCGCGTTCGCCTGAGCGATCGCCTGATCGTCGACAGCGAGCACAACGCCAACGTTGACATGCTCACCGGCGTATTCAACCGACGCTGGCTGGAACACGCCTTCGAGCGCGACAGCACGCGCTGTGCCATGGCGGGGAGCCCGCTGTGCATGCTCATGCTCGATGTCGATCGGTTCAAGCAGTACAACGACAGCCACGGCCATCTCGCGGGCGACCTCGTGCTCTCGCTCGTTGCGCGTACGCTGGCTGCACAGCTGCGGCCGAAGGACTGTCTGGTGCGCTATGGCGGCGAGGAGTTCACCATCCTGCTGCCCGAACTGGCAGCCGAGGACGCTCGGGCGATCGGCGAGCGGCTGCGCCAGGCCATCGAGCAGGTCCGCAGCATTCCCAGCCCGATCGGCCGGCTGCCTGGCGTGACGGTTTCGATCGGCCTGGCGGTCTGGCAACCCGCCGACCGCCTGGCCGACCTGATCGAGCGTGCCGACCGGGAGCTGTACCAGGCCAAGCAGGGCGGACGCAACCAGCTCTGCGGCTGA
- the moaE gene encoding molybdopterin synthase catalytic subunit MoaE: MSVRVQQAAFDPGAELNALHAANLGIGAVVGFVGYVRDFNDGHEVAGMFLEHAPGMTEKALQKIVAEAEQRWPLLCCDVLHRVGPLEPGEPIVFVGVASAHREAAFDACRFVMDYLKTRAPFWKKEATPEGPRWVDGRESDQSAAQRWKHD; the protein is encoded by the coding sequence ATGAGCGTACGAGTCCAGCAAGCGGCCTTCGATCCCGGGGCCGAGCTGAATGCACTGCATGCGGCGAACCTGGGCATCGGCGCGGTGGTCGGTTTCGTCGGCTACGTGCGCGACTTCAATGACGGCCACGAGGTGGCCGGCATGTTTCTCGAGCACGCCCCGGGGATGACCGAAAAGGCCTTGCAGAAGATCGTCGCCGAAGCCGAGCAGCGCTGGCCTTTGCTCTGCTGCGACGTGCTGCATCGCGTCGGGCCGCTGGAGCCTGGCGAGCCGATCGTTTTCGTCGGCGTGGCCAGCGCGCATCGCGAAGCGGCGTTCGATGCCTGCCGCTTCGTCATGGATTACCTGAAAACGCGCGCGCCGTTCTGGAAGAAGGAGGCTACCCCTGAAGGCCCTCGCTGGGTCGACGGGCGTGAAAGCGACCAGAGTGCTGCGCAGCGCTGGAAGCACGACTGA
- the rhlB gene encoding ATP-dependent RNA helicase RhlB, with protein MLKALKKMLGKSEGEQQSASTPATAPQPAAAQPEPHKAPTEPSTKSASKPRRKRAPKPAPSETLWKPEDFVVEPAEGKTRFHDFRLAPELMHAIHDQGFSYCTPIQAQVLGFTLKGRDAIGRAQTGTGKTAAFLISTITQLLQTPPPKERYMGEPRALIIAPTRELVVQIAKDAEALTKYCKLNVMSFVGGMDFDKQLKQLEAKFCDILVATPGRLLDFNQRGEVHLDMVEVMVLDEADRMLDMGFIPQVRQIIRQTPMKGERQTLLFSATFTDDVMNLARQWTVDPAIVEIEPENVASETVEQHVYAVASSDKYKLLYNLISQNDWTRVMVFANRKDEVRRIEERLTRDGISAAQMSGDVPQHKRIKVLEGFREGKIRVLVATDVAGRGIHVEGISHVINFTLPEVPDDYVHRIGRTGRAGTSGTSISFAGEDDAFALPPIEELIGRKIHCEMPPAELLAPVPRQR; from the coding sequence GTGCTCAAGGCACTCAAGAAAATGCTTGGCAAGAGCGAAGGCGAGCAGCAAAGCGCCAGTACGCCCGCCACTGCGCCGCAGCCAGCCGCAGCGCAACCCGAACCGCACAAGGCACCAACAGAACCCAGCACCAAGAGCGCCAGCAAGCCACGCCGCAAGCGCGCGCCGAAACCGGCGCCCAGCGAAACGCTCTGGAAGCCCGAGGATTTCGTCGTCGAGCCCGCCGAGGGCAAGACCCGCTTCCACGATTTCAGGCTCGCCCCCGAGCTGATGCACGCCATTCATGACCAGGGCTTCAGCTACTGCACGCCAATCCAGGCGCAGGTGCTGGGGTTCACCCTCAAGGGTCGCGACGCCATCGGCCGCGCGCAGACCGGCACCGGCAAGACCGCGGCGTTCCTGATCTCGACCATTACCCAGCTGCTGCAGACGCCGCCGCCGAAGGAACGCTACATGGGCGAGCCGCGCGCGCTGATCATCGCCCCGACTCGCGAGCTGGTGGTGCAGATCGCCAAGGATGCCGAGGCGCTGACCAAGTACTGCAAGCTGAACGTGATGAGCTTTGTCGGCGGCATGGACTTCGACAAGCAACTCAAGCAGCTCGAAGCGAAGTTCTGCGACATCCTGGTCGCCACCCCCGGCCGCCTGCTGGACTTCAACCAGCGCGGCGAGGTGCACCTGGACATGGTCGAGGTGATGGTGCTCGACGAGGCCGACCGCATGCTCGACATGGGCTTCATCCCCCAGGTCCGCCAGATCATTCGCCAGACCCCGATGAAGGGCGAGCGCCAGACCCTGCTGTTCTCGGCGACCTTCACCGATGACGTGATGAACCTGGCCCGGCAATGGACCGTCGACCCGGCAATCGTCGAGATCGAACCGGAGAACGTCGCCAGCGAGACCGTCGAACAACACGTCTATGCCGTGGCGTCGAGCGACAAGTACAAGCTGCTCTACAACCTGATCAGCCAGAACGACTGGACGCGGGTGATGGTCTTTGCCAACCGCAAGGACGAGGTACGCCGCATCGAGGAGCGCCTGACGCGCGACGGCATCAGCGCGGCGCAGATGTCCGGCGACGTGCCGCAGCACAAGCGCATCAAGGTGCTGGAGGGCTTTCGCGAGGGCAAGATCCGCGTTCTGGTGGCTACCGATGTCGCCGGCCGCGGCATCCACGTCGAGGGCATCAGCCACGTGATCAACTTCACCCTGCCGGAAGTGCCGGACGATTACGTGCACCGCATCGGGCGTACCGGCCGCGCGGGCACCAGCGGCACGTCGATCAGCTTTGCCGGCGAGGATGACGCCTTCGCCCTGCCGCCAATCGAAGAACTGATCGGCCGCAAGATCCACTGCGAGATGCCGCCCGCCGAACTGCTCGCGCCAGTGCCGCGGCAGCGCTGA
- the moaC gene encoding cyclic pyranopterin monophosphate synthase MoaC, whose amino-acid sequence MLTHLDFQGRASMVDVTDKAVTAREATAEARVRMLPATLQLIQQGGHPKGDVFAVARIAGIQAAKKTHELIPLCHPLLLTSIKVELAPEGEDCVHIRAVCKLAGQTGVEMEALTAASVAALTIYDMCKAVDKGMVIEGVRLLEKRGGKSGHWQVES is encoded by the coding sequence ATGCTCACCCATCTCGATTTTCAGGGCCGCGCCAGCATGGTCGACGTCACCGACAAGGCCGTCACCGCGCGCGAGGCCACGGCGGAGGCGCGTGTGCGCATGCTGCCCGCCACGCTGCAGCTGATCCAGCAGGGCGGCCATCCCAAGGGCGATGTGTTCGCCGTCGCTCGCATCGCCGGCATCCAGGCAGCGAAGAAAACCCATGAGTTGATTCCGCTATGCCATCCGTTGCTGTTGACCAGCATCAAGGTCGAACTGGCGCCCGAGGGCGAAGACTGCGTGCACATCCGCGCCGTCTGCAAGCTCGCCGGGCAGACCGGGGTGGAGATGGAGGCCCTGACTGCCGCCAGCGTGGCCGCGCTGACGATCTACGACATGTGCAAGGCGGTGGATAAGGGGATGGTCATCGAAGGCGTGCGACTGCTCGAGAAGCGCGGTGGCAAGAGTGGGCACTGGCAGGTGGAATCATGA